From a region of the Mercurialis annua linkage group LG1-X, ddMerAnnu1.2, whole genome shotgun sequence genome:
- the LOC126666867 gene encoding uncharacterized protein LOC126666867, translating into MKKYHLYHRVATPYHPHTSGQIEVSNRELKHILEKTFRLSAYENVKLYKEKTKKWHDAHIVPKQFTEGNHVLLYNSRLRLFPGKLMSRWSGPFKVRHVAEHGAIELESANGETFKVNGHRCKPYLVPLTDEGRECYTLDAPN; encoded by the exons ATGAAGAAATATCATTTGTATCACAGAGTGGCGACTCCCTATCACCCTCATACAAGTGGACAGATTGAAGTGTCAAATAGAGAGTTGAAGCACATTCTTGAAAAGACA TTTCGCTTGTCGGCATATGAGAATGTCAAGTTATATAAAGAAAAGACCAAGAAATGGCACGATGCTCATATTGTGCCTAAGCAGTTTACAGAAGGCAATCATGTGCTACTGTATAACTCTCGCTTGCGTCTATTTCCTGGCAAACTAATGTCGAGATGGAGTGGACCTTTTAAGGTGAGACATGTAGCTGAGCATGGCGCAATTGAGCTCGAAAGTGCAAATGGCGAGACTTTCAAAGTTAATGGTCATAGGTGCAAACCATACTTAGTTCCGTTGACAGACGAAGGACGAGAGTGTTACACTCTCGATGCCCCAAACTAA